One window of the Colius striatus isolate bColStr4 chromosome 19, bColStr4.1.hap1, whole genome shotgun sequence genome contains the following:
- the ZDHHC12 gene encoding palmitoyltransferase ZDHHC12, with translation MGAGAMRVRAAHTAGSGAAALALLLHRTDLRKRVERGELLQPLSFASLVLCSVLLYLKVSLMDPGFVTPEEEVESEEQSMVIPPVPSPVKMRRCGYCMVQQPMRAKHCQLCQRCVRRYDHHCPWIENCVGEKNHPLFIVYLSVQLVVLLWGGHVAWSGLYFEQSWDWLQHNIFLLISFLLIIIFTIVVLLLLVSHLYLISCNTTTWEFMSHHRISYLRHSDTENPFDQGIILNLWRFFCSCHLTAWEKIYFHRSNEPV, from the exons ATGGGGGCCGGCGCCATGCGGGTGAGGGCGGCGCACACGGCCggcagcggggccgcggcgCTGGCGCTGCTGCTGCACCGCACAG ATCTGCGGAAGCGAGTGGAGCgcggggagctgctgcagccgcTGAGCTTCGCCTCGCTGGTCCTGTGCTCTGTCCTGCTGTACTTGAAGGTGTCTCTCATGGATCCGGGCTTTGTTACGCCTGAGGAGGAAGTGGAG AGTGAGGAACAAAGCATGGTGATCCCTCCAGTTCCCAGCCCGGTGAAGATGCGGCGCTGCGGTTACTGCATGGTGCAG CAACCGATGCGAGCCAAGCACTGCCAGCTGTGCCAGCGCTGCGTCCGGCGCTACGACCATCACTGCCCCTGGATTGAGAACTGTGTTGGAGAGAAGAATCATCCCCTTTTCATAGTCTACTTGAGTGTGCAGCTTGTTGTTCTGCTGTGGGGAGGTCACGTTGCTTG GTCAGGCCTCTACTTTGAACAGTCCTGGGACTGGCTGCAGCACAACATCTTCCTCCTCATATCCTTCCTCCTGATCATCATATTCACCATtgttgtcctgctgctgcttgtgtcCCACCTCTACCTGATCTCCTGCAACACTACCACCTGGGAGTTCATGTCACATCATCGCATCTCCTACCTGCGACACTCTGACACAGAGAATCCCTTTGACCAAGGGATAATCCTCAATCTCTGGAGATTCTTCTGTTCATGCCACCTCACTGCATGGGAGAAAATCTACTTTCACAGGAGCAATGAGCCTGTCTAG